The proteins below come from a single Mercenaria mercenaria strain notata chromosome 3, MADL_Memer_1, whole genome shotgun sequence genomic window:
- the LOC123525682 gene encoding fibrinolytic enzyme, isozyme C-like isoform X2, translating to MGVSRIINGIEATPYEFPHQAALLSMGATGGSHMCGGSVIAQDWVLTAAHCVEGRTPSSLAIVVDLHDYTNPGNYIWFDIEDIIMHNNYNQGSGGFPNDVALLRLKPNGQDITKNIIKIASGTSDYAGQICTISGWGVKVDGSGASKLKKADVSVLSKSQCVSYWGSKNILNQHICVKGYDTVEGSGSCNGDSGGPLVCGNELVGVTSWGFSGCHDGGVVTYPSVYARVTSFYDWINSNCGNCNL from the exons ATGGGCGTGTCTAGAATCATTAATGGGATCGAAGCTACGCCCTACGAGTTTCCCCACCAGGCGGCGCTACTTTCAATGGGAGCAACAGGAGGGTCACACATGTGCGGTGGATCGGTGATCGCACAGGATTGGGTGCTTACAGCAGCCCATTGTGTAGAAGGAAG AACTCCATCATCACTGGCAATAGTGGTAGACCTTCACGATTATACTAACCCAGGGAACTACATTTGGTTTGACATTGAAGATATTATCATG CACAACAACTACAACCAAGGATCTGGGGGATTTCCGAATGACGTTGCTCTTCTTAGGCTTAAACCCAATGGACAAGACATCACAAAGAACATAATCAAAATAGCAAGCGGAACAAGTGACTATGCAGGTCAAATCTGCACCATCAGTGGATGGGGTGTAAAAG TTGATGGGTCTGGTGCTTCAAAACTGAAGAAAGCTGACGTGTCTGTACTGAGCAAGAGCCAATGTGTGAGCTACTGGGGAAGCAAAAACATCCTAAATCAACATATCTGTGTGAAAGGTTATGATACAGTCGAAGGAAGTGGATCTTGCAAT GGTGACAGCGGCGGTCCTCTGGTCTGCGGAAATGAACTAGTTGGTGTCACGTCCTGGGGATTCTCCGGTTGCCATGACGGCGGTGTGGTGACATATCCTAGTGTTTACGCTCGTGTCACGTCATTTTATGACTGGATTAATAGCAACTGTGGAAACTGCAACCTCTAA
- the LOC123525682 gene encoding fibrinolytic enzyme, isozyme C-like isoform X1 has protein sequence MIKTFFLFGIFILCFLQVQSAAVASDEAGSRTLSKPMGVSRIINGIEATPYEFPHQAALLSMGATGGSHMCGGSVIAQDWVLTAAHCVEGRTPSSLAIVVDLHDYTNPGNYIWFDIEDIIMHNNYNQGSGGFPNDVALLRLKPNGQDITKNIIKIASGTSDYAGQICTISGWGVKVDGSGASKLKKADVSVLSKSQCVSYWGSKNILNQHICVKGYDTVEGSGSCNGDSGGPLVCGNELVGVTSWGFSGCHDGGVVTYPSVYARVTSFYDWINSNCGNCNL, from the exons ATGATTAAGACTTTTTTCTTATTTGGAATATTTATCCTTTGTTTTTTGCAAGTACAATCAG CTGCTGTCGCCTCTGATGAGGCAGGTTCTCGCACGCTAAGCAAGCCAATGGGCGTGTCTAGAATCATTAATGGGATCGAAGCTACGCCCTACGAGTTTCCCCACCAGGCGGCGCTACTTTCAATGGGAGCAACAGGAGGGTCACACATGTGCGGTGGATCGGTGATCGCACAGGATTGGGTGCTTACAGCAGCCCATTGTGTAGAAGGAAG AACTCCATCATCACTGGCAATAGTGGTAGACCTTCACGATTATACTAACCCAGGGAACTACATTTGGTTTGACATTGAAGATATTATCATG CACAACAACTACAACCAAGGATCTGGGGGATTTCCGAATGACGTTGCTCTTCTTAGGCTTAAACCCAATGGACAAGACATCACAAAGAACATAATCAAAATAGCAAGCGGAACAAGTGACTATGCAGGTCAAATCTGCACCATCAGTGGATGGGGTGTAAAAG TTGATGGGTCTGGTGCTTCAAAACTGAAGAAAGCTGACGTGTCTGTACTGAGCAAGAGCCAATGTGTGAGCTACTGGGGAAGCAAAAACATCCTAAATCAACATATCTGTGTGAAAGGTTATGATACAGTCGAAGGAAGTGGATCTTGCAAT GGTGACAGCGGCGGTCCTCTGGTCTGCGGAAATGAACTAGTTGGTGTCACGTCCTGGGGATTCTCCGGTTGCCATGACGGCGGTGTGGTGACATATCCTAGTGTTTACGCTCGTGTCACGTCATTTTATGACTGGATTAATAGCAACTGTGGAAACTGCAACCTCTAA